One Nitrospirota bacterium genomic window, ATATACCTATTTTAAAATCTCCTTCGCCTTCTCTACGTCATCCTTAATCTGCCTAATTAGGGATTCTCGGTCATCGAATTTCTTCTCTCCTCTGATAAGTTTTACAAACTGTACCTTCAGGTGTTCATGATAAAGTATGCCGGCAAAATCAAACAGGTGTACCTCAACAGCAATCTTATCACCTGCAAATGTCGGCTGTTTACCGATATAGCAAGCGCCATTCAGTTTCTCAGCTCCATGTAAAACACTTACAGCATATATCCCGTTCATCGGAAGGGTTTCATCTACTGTATATATATTTGCAGTGGGATAACCAAGTCCCATACCCCTGTGATGGCCAGGGGTGACAACCCCTTCTATTGAATAATAACGGCCCAGTAATCCGGCGGCCTCATCAACTTCCCCTTTGCTTAAATGTTCTCTTATCCTTGAACTGCTTATCCTGCGGCCATTCTCCTCAACCTGTTCCATCACGTAAACAACAAAATTAAAGATTTCCCCCCTGTTTTTCAGTAATTCTATGTCTCCTGCCCTGTCTTTTCCGAACTTATAGTTATCACCCACAAAAATGACTTTAGCATCAAGTTTTTCATATAGTATTTCTTCAATGAACTCCTCTGCTGTCTGTTTTGCAAACTCCTTTGTAAAATTCAGGCAGACTACTGCATCAATTCCAAGTGACTGGAAAATGTCTAATTTTTCCTGGAGTGATGTCAGGCGTTTAGGTGCCTTTTCAGGTCTTAATACCTGAAGCGGATGAGGTTCGAATGTTACTACAACACTCGTCCCGGCAATTTCTTTTGATAATTTTATTACCCTGTTCAGTAATTCCTGATGCCCGAGGTGGACACCATCAAAATTACCGATAGTGACTACTGATCTGACAAGACCATGTGGTATTGCTGTAAGATCCCTGATTATGTTCAACTAATATTACTCTCCCTGTAAAATCCGTGCAGCGTCTTTTGCAAAATATGTAAGTATTATATCAGCGCCTGCCCTTTTTATTGATGTGAGTGACTCCATCATGGCCCTTGTTTCATCTATCCAGCCGAGTCTACCCGCTGCCTTTATCATGGAGTATTCACCGCTCACATTGTATGCTGCAACTGGAATATCCCATCTGTCTTTAATCTGACGTATTATATCCAGATACGGCAGAGCAGGTTTAACCAT contains:
- a CDS encoding bifunctional riboflavin kinase/FAD synthetase translates to MNIIRDLTAIPHGLVRSVVTIGNFDGVHLGHQELLNRVIKLSKEIAGTSVVVTFEPHPLQVLRPEKAPKRLTSLQEKLDIFQSLGIDAVVCLNFTKEFAKQTAEEFIEEILYEKLDAKVIFVGDNYKFGKDRAGDIELLKNRGEIFNFVVYVMEQVEENGRRISSSRIREHLSKGEVDEAAGLLGRYYSIEGVVTPGHHRGMGLGYPTANIYTVDETLPMNGIYAVSVLHGAEKLNGACYIGKQPTFAGDKIAVEVHLFDFAGILYHEHLKVQFVKLIRGEKKFDDRESLIRQIKDDVEKAKEILK